In Sphingopyxis sp. 113P3, one DNA window encodes the following:
- a CDS encoding SOS response-associated peptidase family protein, with translation MVKAVWGSDPRFADGVHYRFLRSEARAFPPRRCLIPASEFRMGSGDHRYRVALDSGNFFYLAAIWDPPLAGWPLSYRILTMPAGADVLPYQSRHGVVIQRRDVMHWLDVTLPDDILFAEPPRHSFFVERLRAPCALPL, from the coding sequence ATGGTCAAAGCGGTCTGGGGTTCCGACCCCCGCTTTGCGGACGGCGTCCACTATCGTTTCTTGCGCAGCGAAGCGCGCGCTTTCCCCCCACGCCGCTGCCTCATCCCCGCGAGCGAATTTCGGATGGGCTCGGGCGACCATCGCTACCGGGTGGCGCTCGACAGCGGCAATTTCTTCTACCTCGCCGCGATCTGGGATCCGCCGCTTGCCGGCTGGCCCCTTTCTTACCGCATTCTCACCATGCCCGCGGGGGCCGACGTCCTTCCCTATCAGTCGCGCCACGGCGTCGTCATCCAGCGACGCGATGTGATGCACTGGCTCGATGTCACGCTGCCGGACGACATCCTCTTCGCCGAGCCGCCGCGCCACAGCTTTTTTGTCGAGCGCTTGCGAGCGCCATGCGCCTTGCCGCTCTAG
- a CDS encoding TonB-dependent receptor encodes MSPRPSAFVNYTDGYTNQIVVPIDRVASWMTADLTLTQRIGAGAGTANARGLQLALAIQNLFDRDPPYVNNRSQISALGYDPEKASPTGRIMSVQAVIRW; translated from the coding sequence ATGAGTCCACGGCCTAGTGCATTCGTCAACTATACCGATGGCTACACCAACCAGATCGTCGTGCCGATAGACCGCGTGGCATCTTGGATGACGGCCGATCTGACCTTGACGCAGCGCATCGGCGCCGGGGCCGGCACGGCGAACGCGCGCGGCCTACAGCTCGCGCTCGCAATCCAGAATCTCTTCGATCGTGATCCGCCATATGTAAACAATAGGAGCCAGATCTCCGCGCTCGGCTATGACCCCGAAAAGGCGAGCCCGACCGGTCGGATCATGTCGGTGCAGGCGGTAATCCGATGGTGA
- a CDS encoding TonB-dependent receptor, with translation MKPIVMAALLATGSCLALSAPTARAQTAETQFNIPAQRLADALRAYSEATGRDVIAASQLLEGRRSSAVHGRLSPDEALARLLARTGLVAEHVVDSWVLQLENDPAPLGVPANTGSETIVVTGSRIRGAGPVGSPVVTLDRAAIEKSGYATVQQLLQSLPQAFMGGSNETTTGVTTRNGTGNDATLGSSINLRGLGTNSTLVLIDGARPALGGTGGVLADISLLPMSAVERIEILTDGASAIYGADAVAGVVNVRLRNRFEGAETMLRIGTADGDMTHVQFSQIVGKTWDRGRFVLAYQFSNRGALRASERAFAREDLRLLGGPDYRSIYANPGTILAADGRIFGIPANQDGRDLTPGELLSGVQNLRDNRVDSDLLPRQRVHSLYSAAEFELTDNLTFRANLLGAQRKFRRDGNVTSFRTARVPVTNPFYVDPIGTGEPVQVLYSFVNDIGPQIDDGRVRAISTSAGLEMALDGWRVQLGGSHGVQKGKARTRNIVNSARLALALADTDPATAFNVFGDGTANNPTTIDYIRGSITTIDDFKTWSAALRGDGPLFRLPAGDVRLAVGAEYRREAFDYYRILDSNTLTPVAGPYPGFPGPRHVRSIYAEMLLPLFGADNARPGLRRLDLTVAGRIEDYNQFGRTENPKFSARWEPLEGLAFRGSYGTSFRAPQFDELVGPAVSVYSTLSVPDPASPTGETNVLALFGYAPNIQPEKAKSWTAGFDITPLSMSGLKASVTYFDVDYRDRIGTLAEDYFRFLTDRATFGGVVTDRPPLDLVQYYYDQPTFSNPINIAAAEVAAILDGRTRNLAREHQKGIDFDIGLAPEVAGGTLDLGVSGTHIFSIVKQLSPGSATSDFVGLYASPVKWRLRGRLGWAKGGFSARR, from the coding sequence ATGAAACCTATTGTTATGGCCGCTCTGCTGGCGACCGGCAGCTGCCTCGCGCTCAGCGCCCCCACCGCGAGAGCGCAGACCGCTGAGACCCAATTTAATATCCCGGCGCAGCGGCTCGCCGACGCGCTGCGCGCTTACTCCGAAGCCACAGGGCGCGACGTGATCGCCGCCTCGCAACTCCTTGAGGGACGGCGCAGCAGCGCCGTCCACGGCCGCCTCTCACCCGACGAGGCCCTCGCGCGCCTACTCGCCAGGACTGGGCTCGTCGCCGAGCACGTCGTGGACAGCTGGGTGCTGCAACTTGAAAACGACCCTGCGCCCCTTGGAGTACCTGCAAACACAGGGAGCGAAACCATTGTCGTCACTGGATCCCGCATTCGCGGCGCGGGACCGGTTGGCTCGCCCGTAGTCACACTCGATCGGGCAGCAATCGAGAAGAGCGGTTACGCTACGGTCCAGCAATTGCTCCAGTCGCTCCCCCAAGCATTCATGGGTGGCTCCAACGAGACCACTACCGGCGTGACCACGCGAAATGGCACAGGCAATGATGCGACGCTCGGATCGAGCATCAATCTCCGCGGGCTCGGGACCAACTCGACGTTGGTGCTGATTGACGGCGCACGTCCGGCGCTCGGCGGCACTGGAGGCGTGCTCGCCGATATTTCGTTGCTCCCGATGAGCGCGGTCGAGCGGATCGAGATACTGACGGACGGCGCGTCGGCGATCTACGGAGCGGACGCCGTCGCCGGCGTCGTCAACGTCCGGCTCCGCAATCGCTTCGAGGGGGCTGAGACGATGCTTCGCATCGGCACGGCTGATGGCGACATGACCCACGTCCAGTTCAGCCAGATCGTCGGCAAGACGTGGGACCGGGGCCGGTTCGTGCTCGCCTATCAATTTTCAAACCGCGGCGCGCTCAGGGCCTCTGAACGCGCTTTCGCGCGCGAGGATCTACGACTGCTGGGCGGCCCCGACTATCGCTCGATCTATGCGAACCCGGGTACGATTCTTGCCGCGGATGGCCGGATCTTCGGCATCCCTGCAAACCAGGACGGGCGCGATCTAACCCCAGGCGAGCTCCTATCCGGAGTCCAGAACCTACGGGATAACCGCGTCGACAGCGATCTTCTTCCACGTCAGCGCGTCCACAGCCTCTATTCGGCAGCCGAATTCGAGCTGACCGACAACCTTACCTTTCGCGCCAATCTGCTGGGGGCGCAGCGCAAATTTCGCCGCGATGGCAATGTGACTTCGTTCCGTACAGCGCGTGTGCCAGTCACCAACCCTTTTTACGTCGATCCGATAGGCACCGGAGAGCCGGTGCAGGTCCTCTACAGTTTTGTGAATGATATCGGCCCCCAGATCGATGATGGCCGGGTTCGCGCGATCTCGACCTCGGCTGGTCTCGAAATGGCGTTGGACGGCTGGCGTGTCCAACTGGGCGGCAGCCACGGTGTCCAGAAGGGTAAAGCCAGAACGCGCAATATCGTCAACAGTGCGCGCCTCGCGCTGGCGCTCGCCGACACCGATCCTGCGACCGCGTTCAATGTCTTCGGCGACGGCACGGCCAATAACCCAACGACGATCGACTACATCCGCGGGAGCATCACGACGATCGACGATTTCAAGACCTGGTCGGCGGCGCTTCGCGGCGACGGGCCGCTCTTCCGCCTGCCGGCCGGCGACGTACGGCTGGCTGTCGGCGCGGAATATCGGCGCGAGGCTTTTGACTATTACCGAATCCTCGATTCCAACACCCTTACGCCGGTCGCCGGTCCCTACCCAGGCTTTCCAGGGCCGCGGCACGTCCGTTCGATCTACGCCGAGATGCTGCTCCCGCTCTTCGGCGCGGACAATGCGCGCCCCGGCCTCCGCAGGCTCGACCTGACGGTCGCGGGGCGCATTGAGGATTATAATCAGTTCGGCCGCACCGAGAACCCCAAGTTCAGCGCACGCTGGGAACCCCTCGAAGGGCTCGCGTTCCGCGGCTCCTACGGCACCTCATTTCGCGCACCGCAATTCGACGAGCTGGTCGGTCCGGCGGTTTCGGTCTATTCCACGCTCTCGGTTCCGGACCCCGCGTCGCCCACGGGCGAGACAAATGTGCTCGCGCTGTTCGGCTATGCACCGAACATCCAGCCGGAGAAAGCGAAGAGCTGGACCGCAGGTTTCGATATCACTCCACTGTCGATGTCTGGGTTGAAGGCGTCGGTCACCTATTTCGACGTCGATTATCGAGACCGCATCGGAACGCTCGCCGAGGACTATTTTCGGTTCCTCACTGACCGTGCAACGTTCGGCGGGGTGGTCACCGATCGTCCGCCGCTCGACTTGGTCCAATATTATTACGATCAACCGACTTTCAGCAATCCGATCAACATCGCAGCGGCAGAGGTTGCGGCGATCCTGGACGGGCGGACGCGCAATCTCGCGCGCGAACATCAGAAGGGGATCGACTTTGACATCGGCCTCGCGCCCGAGGTTGCGGGCGGTACGCTCGACCTAGGCGTCAGCGGGACACATATCTTTTCGATCGTGAAGCAGCTCTCGCCGGGATCGGCGACGAGCGACTTCGTCGGCCTTTACGCCAGCCCGGTCAAATGGCGTTTGCGCGGTCGGCTCGGCTGGGCGAAGGGCGGCTTCTCGGCTAGGCGGTAA
- a CDS encoding FecR family protein yields the protein MIGGERAEDWLARMEGPGAEQHREAFEVWHRDPANAAAYAVLRRDFDRVRQVSVDQVAVLARTHDAARLRQRRRWALAATVLLSLSAGFAWVTMGTGRSDTRIAGEATTGGRSLDDGTLVALSDGSRIETHFTSDERIVTLSGGHALFTVAHDASRPFRVVAGRSVTTALGTIFEVDLLGTAPRIHLITGSVEVAAKAGDARALRLAPGESAEVSREGPKRVATAPSPVVARKIAADRTRLGTILTSANAVNSQKIALADPALADLLVTGRFEIDGGQALARKLAAALGLVVISRPDGLVLARP from the coding sequence ATGATCGGCGGGGAGCGCGCCGAAGACTGGCTCGCGCGAATGGAGGGTCCCGGCGCCGAGCAACACCGCGAGGCGTTCGAGGTCTGGCATCGCGATCCGGCCAACGCAGCAGCCTATGCAGTGCTGCGCCGCGATTTCGATCGGGTCCGCCAGGTCTCCGTCGATCAGGTCGCGGTCCTCGCGCGCACCCACGACGCAGCGCGATTGAGGCAGAGGCGGCGCTGGGCACTCGCCGCTACAGTTCTGCTTTCGCTTTCAGCAGGCTTCGCCTGGGTCACCATGGGCACCGGCCGCAGCGACACCCGCATCGCTGGCGAGGCGACGACAGGCGGACGGAGTCTCGACGACGGAACGCTCGTCGCGCTTTCGGACGGCTCCAGAATTGAGACCCACTTTACCTCCGATGAGCGGATCGTGACCCTGAGTGGCGGCCACGCGCTCTTTACCGTGGCGCATGATGCGAGCCGCCCTTTTCGGGTAGTCGCGGGACGGTCTGTGACAACGGCGCTCGGCACTATCTTCGAGGTCGACCTTTTAGGCACAGCACCGCGCATCCATCTCATCACGGGCTCGGTCGAGGTCGCGGCGAAAGCGGGTGACGCCCGTGCACTGCGGCTCGCACCGGGCGAGAGCGCCGAAGTGAGCCGTGAGGGGCCGAAGCGCGTGGCCACGGCACCAAGCCCCGTCGTCGCCCGAAAGATCGCTGCCGACAGGACAAGGCTCGGGACCATTCTTACGAGCGCCAACGCGGTGAACAGCCAAAAAATTGCTCTTGCCGACCCAGCACTCGCAGATCTTTTGGTGACCGGCCGTTTCGAGATCGACGGCGGTCAAGCGCTCGCACGCAAGCTTGCAGCAGCGCTCGGCCTTGTGGTCATTTCGCGTCCTGACGGCCTGGTCCTCGCCCGCCCATAA
- a CDS encoding retropepsin-like aspartic protease family protein: protein MPITTDLSGNALVLYAAGAALILLILFQIPYAGRLLRALLSFAVLAVAILLLLQQAPFDPLLARAAAALGLDRQEVVGGEVRIPMSRDGHFWAETRINGLERRMLIDSGATITALSTRSAKAAGVEPDAAFVPLLMQTANGTVRAEAGTIARLDVGGIEARELKTVISPALGDTDILGMNFLSALASWRVEGRTLILVPKPHGQPQS, encoded by the coding sequence ATGCCCATCACCACCGATCTTTCCGGGAACGCGCTCGTGCTTTATGCCGCGGGCGCCGCGCTCATTCTCCTCATTCTCTTTCAAATCCCCTATGCAGGACGCCTTCTCCGGGCGCTCCTTTCCTTCGCCGTCCTCGCGGTCGCCATCCTGCTCCTGCTCCAGCAGGCGCCCTTCGATCCTCTTCTCGCGCGCGCCGCGGCGGCGCTTGGCCTTGATCGCCAGGAAGTGGTGGGAGGCGAAGTGCGCATCCCGATGAGCCGCGACGGGCATTTCTGGGCCGAGACGCGGATCAATGGTCTTGAGCGGCGCATGCTGATCGACAGCGGCGCCACGATCACGGCGCTTTCAACGCGAAGCGCCAAGGCGGCAGGCGTCGAACCCGACGCAGCGTTCGTCCCCCTTCTCATGCAGACCGCGAATGGAACCGTTCGCGCCGAGGCGGGAACGATCGCGCGGCTCGACGTCGGCGGGATCGAGGCGCGCGAACTCAAGACCGTGATATCGCCCGCGCTCGGCGACACCGACATTTTGGGCATGAATTTTCTCTCGGCGCTCGCATCGTGGCGGGTCGAAGGTCGCACGTTGATTCTCGTGCCCAAACCGCACGGACAGCCGCAAAGCTGA
- a CDS encoding Atxe2 family lasso peptide isopeptidase, whose translation MVSRAALLMALLVAGSPAASQVTPREITEIADISGLVASPDGNWIAYRIERPSTLTNRIDVDWYIVPADGSAAPRSLGRTGEAWWDDAGVVVPGEAKWSPDSRHLVVRALIDGQLALWSSPVDGSGFKMIAAGEGDIEAFAFCADGSLVISEGPPRDLIARTEVSERETGILVDGRTDLGQPLFRGALIRGRRSSQRFSNDWFDRAPLLASLPRKIETRTLDGSARPATEGEAELLAPPPPSWLLLTSDLPTDIGTAVEARGACKTKLGCPAEAPRLSWWLPRAGGDALVALRDADYRQSLLSWSAATRDLKLLASSPGLLSGSRFDFDPCAAVTGAVFCIEAAPDIPPRLVRIDWSGKKRVIDSPNPYPNPDRDGLLVETIAWQVSGSRASGVLIRPKIPGRLPLFVTYYNCAGYLRGGVGDEWPLRAMAAHGIAALCVNAVPGEGGNKRYARGTAAVEAAVELLADRGIVDAARVGMGGLSFGSEVTMWTAMHSDLLKAISIASVQMEPAYYWFNARPGRETFAETLRKTWDLGAPDETPARWKALSPARNIDRIKAPILMQFPEQEARLSIELVSRLATARMGETHIFPYAPHVKVEPRQKLAVYERNLDWFRFWLNSDVDPDPAKAAQYRRWLKLGRQENSASTERTHRSVSAISSKR comes from the coding sequence ATGGTGAGCCGCGCCGCCCTGCTGATGGCTCTGCTGGTTGCTGGGTCGCCCGCAGCCAGCCAGGTGACGCCGCGCGAGATCACCGAAATCGCCGATATCTCGGGTTTAGTCGCATCACCCGATGGCAATTGGATCGCCTACCGGATCGAGCGCCCGTCAACACTCACAAACCGGATTGACGTCGATTGGTATATCGTGCCTGCGGATGGCTCGGCTGCGCCGCGCAGTCTCGGCCGCACCGGCGAGGCATGGTGGGACGATGCCGGCGTAGTCGTTCCGGGCGAGGCCAAGTGGTCGCCCGACAGCCGGCACCTTGTCGTACGCGCGCTCATCGATGGACAGCTCGCTCTCTGGTCGAGTCCTGTCGATGGTTCCGGCTTCAAAATGATCGCCGCGGGCGAAGGCGATATCGAAGCCTTTGCATTCTGCGCGGACGGTTCCCTCGTCATAAGCGAGGGCCCCCCGCGCGATCTGATTGCGCGCACCGAAGTGAGCGAACGCGAGACCGGAATCCTTGTTGACGGCCGGACCGATCTCGGCCAGCCGCTGTTCCGCGGCGCGCTCATCAGGGGGCGAAGATCGAGCCAGCGATTTTCGAACGACTGGTTCGACCGCGCCCCGCTGCTTGCGTCGCTACCGCGCAAGATCGAAACACGCACGCTGGATGGGAGCGCCCGGCCGGCGACCGAAGGCGAGGCCGAGCTTCTCGCGCCGCCGCCCCCTTCGTGGCTGCTGCTCACGAGCGACCTCCCGACCGATATCGGCACCGCTGTTGAAGCGCGGGGCGCCTGCAAGACCAAGCTGGGGTGCCCCGCCGAAGCGCCGCGCCTGTCGTGGTGGCTGCCGCGCGCCGGGGGCGACGCGCTGGTCGCGCTTCGCGACGCCGATTATCGCCAGTCGCTTCTGAGCTGGTCGGCCGCGACGCGCGATCTGAAGCTGCTCGCATCGTCCCCGGGGCTTCTTTCGGGGAGCCGATTCGATTTCGACCCGTGCGCCGCGGTGACCGGCGCCGTCTTCTGCATCGAGGCCGCCCCCGACATCCCGCCACGCCTCGTGCGGATCGACTGGAGCGGCAAAAAGCGCGTGATCGATTCTCCTAACCCCTATCCCAATCCTGACCGCGATGGGCTCCTTGTCGAAACGATCGCGTGGCAGGTGAGCGGCAGCCGTGCGTCGGGCGTCTTGATACGCCCGAAGATCCCCGGACGGCTGCCGCTCTTCGTCACCTATTATAATTGCGCTGGCTATCTGCGCGGCGGGGTCGGCGACGAATGGCCGCTCAGGGCAATGGCCGCGCACGGGATCGCGGCGCTTTGCGTCAACGCGGTGCCCGGGGAAGGCGGCAACAAGCGCTACGCGCGCGGTACCGCCGCGGTCGAGGCGGCGGTCGAACTCCTCGCGGACCGCGGGATCGTCGACGCGGCGCGGGTCGGCATGGGCGGCCTCAGCTTCGGCAGCGAAGTTACGATGTGGACGGCGATGCACAGCGATCTTCTCAAGGCGATATCGATCGCGTCGGTCCAGATGGAGCCCGCCTATTACTGGTTCAACGCGCGCCCCGGCCGCGAGACCTTCGCCGAAACCTTACGCAAGACATGGGATCTCGGCGCGCCCGACGAAACTCCCGCGCGATGGAAGGCGCTCTCGCCCGCGCGCAACATCGACCGGATCAAGGCGCCGATCCTGATGCAGTTTCCCGAACAGGAGGCCCGTCTGTCGATCGAGCTCGTCAGCAGGCTGGCCACCGCGCGCATGGGAGAAACCCATATCTTCCCCTATGCCCCGCATGTTAAGGTCGAACCTCGACAGAAACTCGCGGTCTATGAGCGCAATCTCGACTGGTTTCGCTTTTGGTTGAACAGCGACGTTGATCCGGATCCCGCAAAAGCGGCACAATATAGACGCTGGCTAAAACTCGGTCGTCAGGAGAACTCCGCCTCGACCGAACGCACCCATCGCTCGGTATCGGCAATTTCGAGCAAGCGATAA
- a CDS encoding DUF3606 domain-containing protein, protein MASDDKRNVGSPDRDRISLSEDYEVRDWTQALGVSEQELREAVDAVGSSADKVRAYLKGR, encoded by the coding sequence ATGGCAAGCGACGACAAGAGGAATGTCGGTTCTCCCGACCGCGACCGGATCAGCCTCAGCGAAGATTATGAAGTGCGCGACTGGACGCAGGCGCTTGGCGTAAGCGAGCAGGAACTTCGTGAAGCGGTGGATGCCGTGGGTAGCTCGGCGGACAAGGTCCGCGCGTATCTGAAGGGTCGCTGA
- a CDS encoding RNA polymerase sigma factor encodes MDFEEQQSRRGVTERDAISPDTCQNLAVSIGVEAAYKAHGPELARYIRRRVQPQDVGDLVQECFRRFAQRRRAATGLIDRPAAYLVQTARNLLAENARTNARRLQAGHSPFEDEAHAGPDPHAALEARDAIRRLEEVIARLKPKTRAIFLMHRIEGLSYDEIAAAQGMSVKGVEKQMAKALGAIRRSRQDHR; translated from the coding sequence ATGGATTTTGAGGAGCAGCAAAGCAGGCGCGGCGTTACGGAACGTGACGCCATTTCACCCGATACGTGCCAGAATCTCGCTGTCAGCATCGGCGTGGAAGCCGCCTATAAGGCGCATGGGCCTGAACTTGCGCGATACATTCGGCGCCGCGTCCAGCCGCAGGATGTTGGCGACCTCGTGCAGGAATGCTTCCGCCGTTTCGCCCAGCGCCGCCGCGCGGCGACGGGGTTGATCGACCGGCCCGCGGCCTATCTCGTTCAGACCGCCCGCAATCTCCTCGCCGAAAATGCCCGTACCAATGCGCGCCGGTTGCAGGCGGGTCACAGCCCATTTGAAGACGAGGCCCACGCTGGCCCCGACCCGCATGCGGCGCTGGAGGCGCGCGATGCCATTCGCCGTCTCGAAGAGGTGATCGCCCGGCTCAAGCCTAAGACAAGAGCCATATTCTTGATGCATCGTATCGAGGGGCTGAGCTATGATGAGATTGCAGCCGCGCAGGGGATGAGTGTGAAAGGCGTGGAAAAACAGATGGCCAAGGCCCTCGGCGCGATCCGCCGCTCGCGGCAGGATCACCGATGA
- the xth gene encoding exodeoxyribonuclease III — protein sequence MKIATYNVNGIGGRLPILLRWLALAKPDILCLQELKAPQEKFPENAIRDAGYDVVWHGESRWNGVAILSRVGDIHETRRGLPGDPADEQSRYIEAAIGGILIAGLYLPNGNPWPGPKFDYKLKWMARLDAHLKTLFDLKAPVIVCGDYNVIPTDLDVYKPENWKKDALFAPEARAAYQGYLDQGWTDAIRTLHPDERIYSFWAYWRRSFERGAGIRIDHLLLNKAARKRLSAAGVDTRPRGWEKSSDHAPAWIELADTPARGRKPGP from the coding sequence ATGAAGATCGCGACCTACAATGTGAACGGCATTGGCGGGCGTCTTCCCATCCTGCTGCGCTGGCTCGCGCTCGCCAAGCCCGACATCCTTTGCCTGCAGGAGCTCAAAGCGCCGCAGGAGAAATTTCCGGAAAATGCGATCCGAGACGCGGGCTATGATGTTGTCTGGCACGGCGAGAGCCGCTGGAACGGCGTTGCGATACTCAGCCGGGTCGGCGATATCCACGAGACGCGCCGCGGTCTGCCCGGCGACCCGGCCGATGAACAAAGCCGCTATATCGAGGCCGCGATCGGCGGCATCCTCATTGCAGGCCTCTATCTTCCCAACGGGAATCCCTGGCCGGGTCCCAAGTTCGATTACAAGCTGAAGTGGATGGCCCGCCTCGATGCGCATCTGAAAACGCTCTTCGATCTCAAGGCGCCCGTGATCGTGTGCGGCGACTATAACGTGATTCCCACCGATCTCGACGTCTACAAACCGGAAAACTGGAAGAAGGACGCGCTGTTTGCTCCCGAAGCCAGAGCCGCCTATCAAGGCTATCTGGACCAGGGTTGGACCGACGCGATCCGTACCCTCCATCCGGACGAGCGGATCTACAGCTTCTGGGCCTATTGGCGCCGCTCGTTCGAGCGCGGAGCGGGGATCCGTATCGATCACCTTCTGCTCAACAAGGCAGCCAGGAAACGGCTCAGCGCCGCAGGGGTCGACACGCGCCCGCGCGGTTGGGAGAAGTCGAGCGACCATGCGCCGGCCTGGATCGAACTTGCCGACACGCCGGCGCGCGGCCGAAAGCCAGGGCCATGA
- a CDS encoding DUF1810 domain-containing protein, whose translation MRFIEAQAGAYDQALAEIRKGAKRSHWMWFIFPQLAGLGRSVMAKRYAIADLAEAQAYLAHPVLGRRYAACVAALADLSGSDPVAVFGAIDAMKLRSSLTLFEAAGGEPAFGAALDRWFGGARDERTLALLGHS comes from the coding sequence ATGCGCTTCATCGAGGCGCAGGCGGGGGCGTACGACCAAGCGCTCGCCGAGATCCGAAAGGGAGCAAAGCGCTCGCACTGGATGTGGTTCATTTTTCCGCAGCTCGCGGGGCTCGGCCGGAGCGTAATGGCGAAGCGTTACGCAATAGCCGATCTCGCCGAAGCACAGGCCTATCTTGCCCACCCTGTGCTCGGGCGCCGCTACGCCGCCTGCGTCGCGGCGCTCGCCGATCTGAGCGGCAGCGATCCCGTGGCGGTATTCGGCGCGATCGATGCCATGAAGCTTCGCTCGTCACTCACCCTTTTCGAGGCGGCAGGCGGTGAGCCGGCGTTCGGGGCGGCGCTTGATCGCTGGTTCGGCGGCGCGCGCGATGAGCGCACGCTCGCGCTTTTGGGCCACAGCTGA
- a CDS encoding SOS response-associated peptidase, whose protein sequence is MCNDYRLEVDIASIAEDFEDLQIRLETPEGLPNVPAREDVRITDVAPIVRSSKKGRARGELINRRWSWPGPKGAPVYNFRSEKRNFPSHRCLVLCDGFYEFTDPASPGQKRLDKWLFTMKGRRWFCMAGIWRSYEEGEAFTLLTMDSGPDIAPYHHRQIIPLAPERWADWLDPAVPADDLLAWLPQGSLEVRQVYGKPPAQGRLAL, encoded by the coding sequence ATGTGCAATGATTATCGTCTTGAGGTCGATATCGCCTCGATCGCTGAAGATTTCGAGGATCTGCAAATCAGGCTCGAGACGCCCGAAGGACTCCCCAATGTCCCGGCGCGCGAGGATGTCAGGATCACCGATGTCGCGCCGATCGTGCGCAGCTCGAAGAAGGGGCGCGCGCGCGGCGAACTCATCAACCGGCGCTGGAGCTGGCCCGGCCCTAAGGGCGCGCCGGTCTATAATTTTCGCTCGGAGAAGCGGAACTTTCCCTCGCATCGCTGCCTCGTTCTTTGCGATGGATTTTACGAGTTTACCGATCCCGCCTCCCCGGGGCAGAAGCGTCTCGACAAGTGGCTGTTCACGATGAAGGGGCGGCGCTGGTTCTGCATGGCGGGTATCTGGCGCAGCTATGAGGAGGGCGAGGCCTTCACCCTTCTGACGATGGATTCCGGACCCGATATCGCGCCTTATCATCACCGGCAGATTATTCCGCTCGCGCCCGAGCGCTGGGCCGACTGGCTCGATCCCGCGGTGCCCGCAGACGATCTCCTGGCATGGCTTCCTCAAGGGTCTCTTGAAGTCCGCCAGGTCTATGGCAAGCCGCCCGCGCAAGGGCGCCTTGCCCTGTGA
- a CDS encoding IS5 family transposase (programmed frameshift), with amino-acid sequence MRRRFELTDFEWSVIEPLLPNKPRGVPRVDDRRVINGILWRFRTGSPWADIPERYGPHTTCYNRFVRWRKAGVWDRLLTAVSHAFDGELVMIDSSSIRVHQHGATFKKGDPNRCMGRSRGGLTTKIHALVDGRGLPIQLHLSEGQASDCKQADPLLGAVPEGSTFLADKAYDSDAIRARITAQGGFANIPAKRNRRQGFVFSTFLYRYRNLIERFFGKLKHARGLATRYDKRADNFLAAIKLFSARLWINAYESTA; translated from the exons ATGCGTCGCCGTTTTGAGCTGACAGATTTCGAATGGTCTGTGATCGAGCCGCTGCTTCCGAACAAGCCGCGGGGCGTGCCACGTGTGGATGATCGCCGGGTGATCAACGGGATATTGTGGCGGTTCCGCACAGGCAGCCCCTGGGCGGATATTCCGGAACGCTATGGTCCACACACCACCTGCTACAATCGCTTCGTGCGCTGGCGCAAAGCCGGTGTGTGGGATCGGCTGCTGACGGCAGTTTCCCATGCCTTCGACGGCGAGTTGGTGATGATCGACAGTTCCTCCATCCGGGTCCACCAGCACGGTGCGACCT TTAAAAAGGGGGACCCAAATCGCTGCATGGGACGTTCCCGCGGCGGTTTGACGACCAAGATCCACGCACTGGTTGATGGACGAGGCCTGCCGATCCAGCTGCACTTGTCCGAAGGACAGGCGAGCGATTGCAAACAAGCTGATCCGCTGCTCGGCGCCGTGCCGGAAGGCAGCACCTTCCTCGCCGACAAGGCCTATGACAGCGACGCCATCCGCGCGCGGATCACAGCACAAGGCGGCTTCGCCAACATTCCCGCCAAGCGCAATCGCAGGCAGGGCTTTGTGTTCAGCACCTTCCTCTACCGATATCGCAACCTGATCGAACGCTTCTTCGGAAAACTCAAACACGCCAGAGGCTTGGCCACCCGATACGACAAGCGAGCCGACAACTTCCTCGCCGCCATCAAGCTCTTCTCAGCACGCCTCTGGATCAACGCTTATGAGTCCACGGCCTAG